Proteins encoded together in one Desulfosporosinus meridiei DSM 13257 window:
- a CDS encoding class I SAM-dependent methyltransferase, whose translation MLEHGIEGYWDRQETGKSKSVQDDRACPKKEAWKSLLIKYVGRGENQQVLDVGTGDGFLAILLAGLDYSVTAIYGHSDRLEQAQKNAQASGKNIRFLKAEAHAIDLPNESVDLIVARNALGLSLHPQEVYQEWFRLLKPYGKVLVFDANWYLRLNNPDLQRQCNKYRHLAIKKGYQDNSIFEQQVSEAIARGMPLSYERRPLWDHGAFRRCGFQQIEVEENISPWVFSELEQILYYPTPMFAICATK comes from the coding sequence ATGTTAGAACATGGCATTGAAGGCTATTGGGATAGGCAGGAAACCGGCAAGAGCAAATCCGTTCAAGATGATCGAGCCTGCCCTAAAAAAGAAGCTTGGAAGTCATTGTTGATTAAATATGTCGGGCGCGGAGAAAACCAGCAGGTGTTAGATGTAGGAACCGGAGATGGCTTTTTGGCAATATTATTAGCCGGGCTGGATTATTCAGTTACAGCAATATATGGGCATTCAGATAGATTGGAACAAGCTCAGAAAAACGCTCAGGCCTCAGGAAAGAACATACGCTTTTTGAAAGCCGAGGCTCATGCTATTGACCTGCCCAATGAAAGTGTTGATTTGATTGTTGCAAGAAATGCCCTGGGACTTTCCCTTCACCCGCAGGAAGTGTATCAGGAATGGTTTAGACTTTTAAAACCGTACGGTAAGGTATTGGTGTTTGACGCTAATTGGTATTTACGCCTTAACAATCCGGACTTGCAACGACAATGTAATAAGTATCGGCACCTGGCTATCAAGAAAGGTTATCAAGACAACAGCATCTTCGAGCAGCAAGTAAGCGAGGCAATTGCTCGGGGAATGCCCTTATCCTATGAAAGACGGCCACTTTGGGATCATGGTGCATTTCGGCGCTGCGGCTTTCAACAAATTGAAGTTGAGGAAAATATTAGCCCCTGGGTTTTTAGTGAACTCGAACAGATCTTGTACTATCCAACTCCAATGTTCGCTATTTGTGCGACAAAATAA